A stretch of Aureispira sp. CCB-E DNA encodes these proteins:
- a CDS encoding BLUF domain-containing protein, translated as MPDLYKLVYTSSRKSSCNTTEIENILASCRKNNPSKNITGVLLHSDRRFIQYLEGDKDEIMGLFEAIKGDDRHGGVNLRYYSPIENRLFPSWHMGYKNVSTNHAVFQTSINSDDQAIFKRLIEDQNQNEVEGIRVLKLFFEMA; from the coding sequence ATGCCTGATTTATACAAATTAGTTTACACAAGCAGTCGCAAGTCGAGCTGTAATACGACAGAAATTGAGAACATCCTAGCTTCTTGTCGAAAAAATAACCCTAGTAAAAATATCACAGGAGTTTTATTACACTCTGATCGTCGCTTCATCCAATACCTAGAAGGAGATAAGGATGAAATTATGGGACTGTTTGAAGCCATTAAAGGCGATGATAGACACGGAGGAGTTAATTTGAGGTACTACTCTCCTATTGAGAATCGGTTGTTTCCTAGTTGGCATATGGGATATAAAAATGTCAGTACCAATCATGCCGTCTTTCAAACATCAATCAATTCAGACGATCAAGCAATATTCAAGAGATTAATTGAAGATCAAAACCAAAATGAAGTGGAAGGAATTAGAGTTCTCAAACTTTTTTTTGAAATGGCTTAA
- a CDS encoding M43 family zinc metalloprotease, producing the protein MKLIYLAVLCLLLTTNHLLAQQTWHKCGFDHAIYQLEQQHPGYKQHIDAVFDESNRIGQQTQHSRSIHTIPVAVHVVWKTPNEKLSECTINEQIEILNDDYRRQNADASNLRPIFNSIAADTEIEFRLDTIIWTQSNVDFASLGPFGGLFPDPTSIDSVKGTSPPLDPDQYLNIWTLNLGSGGLLGYAYPPDSLPNWPAGASAPSKNREGVVLHYEIVGGPRSVTFGGGFGAPTTVNTQGRTAVHEVGHYLGLRHIWGDGAGGGIFPQPSCSVDDGIGDTPNCLDRSEFDCDTTKNSCDTTLVNDMPDMIENYMDYSAESCMNSFTIGQKNHMKGVLNGPRAGLSTTPVKIRPAYDAIYHAEVLAVNTGSSCTSIFTATNMNASASMPDAPCMGTIANDVWFSFTATSSDLLLEVSNINNITGSSTAMAYELFEGACDSLSSLGCGNAGNNALSGLTTGAVYYLRIYSMSTADSHNFDICLRNNNLVAVDQIEQILSRGIHLSPNPTSGDININIDNNISFEGFLSIKNVLGQAITPPVAIDNHNRQYTLSLTNENSGLYLVEIRMNNYTITKKVILQK; encoded by the coding sequence ATGAAATTAATATACCTAGCCGTTCTCTGTCTATTACTAACCACCAACCACCTCCTCGCGCAGCAAACGTGGCATAAATGTGGTTTTGACCATGCGATTTATCAATTAGAACAACAACACCCTGGTTACAAACAACATATTGATGCTGTTTTTGATGAGTCGAACCGAATAGGGCAACAAACCCAACACAGCCGCTCCATTCATACAATACCTGTTGCCGTTCATGTTGTTTGGAAAACGCCCAACGAAAAACTATCTGAATGTACCATCAACGAACAAATAGAAATTCTAAACGACGACTATCGTCGTCAAAATGCAGATGCTAGCAATTTGCGTCCTATCTTCAATAGCATCGCTGCTGATACAGAGATAGAGTTTCGTTTAGATACGATTATCTGGACACAATCTAATGTAGACTTTGCTAGCTTAGGTCCTTTTGGAGGACTGTTCCCCGACCCCACTTCTATTGATAGTGTCAAAGGAACAAGCCCACCTTTAGATCCTGATCAATATCTAAACATTTGGACGCTTAATTTGGGTTCTGGTGGTCTATTAGGCTATGCTTATCCTCCTGATAGTTTGCCTAATTGGCCAGCAGGAGCATCAGCACCTAGCAAAAACAGAGAAGGCGTTGTGCTTCATTACGAAATCGTTGGAGGACCTAGAAGTGTTACTTTTGGAGGTGGTTTTGGCGCTCCAACAACCGTTAATACACAAGGCAGAACCGCTGTTCATGAAGTTGGGCACTACTTAGGATTGCGCCATATTTGGGGCGATGGTGCTGGCGGTGGAATTTTTCCTCAACCAAGCTGTTCTGTTGATGATGGTATTGGTGATACTCCAAATTGTTTGGATCGCTCTGAATTTGATTGTGATACCACCAAAAACAGTTGTGATACAACATTAGTCAACGATATGCCCGACATGATAGAAAACTATATGGATTATTCTGCTGAATCGTGTATGAATAGTTTTACCATTGGGCAAAAAAATCACATGAAAGGAGTTTTAAATGGTCCTCGTGCAGGTTTGTCAACTACTCCTGTCAAAATCCGCCCTGCTTACGATGCTATTTATCACGCTGAAGTATTAGCCGTTAATACAGGCAGTAGCTGCACTAGTATTTTTACGGCAACCAATATGAATGCTTCCGCCTCTATGCCTGATGCTCCTTGTATGGGAACCATCGCCAATGATGTTTGGTTTTCCTTTACCGCTACTAGCTCTGACTTACTTTTAGAAGTTTCTAATATTAACAATATTACAGGCAGTTCTACTGCTATGGCTTATGAATTATTTGAAGGAGCTTGTGATAGTTTGAGTAGTTTAGGTTGTGGCAACGCAGGCAACAATGCGTTATCTGGTTTGACAACAGGTGCTGTTTATTACCTTAGAATTTATAGCATGAGCACAGCAGATAGCCACAACTTTGATATTTGTCTGCGTAACAACAACCTTGTAGCAGTAGATCAAATTGAGCAAATTCTAAGCCGAGGTATTCACTTATCTCCTAATCCTACATCTGGTGATATTAACATTAATATTGATAATAACATCAGCTTTGAAGGCTTCCTAAGCATTAAAAATGTTTTAGGTCAAGCTATTACACCACCTGTAGCGATTGACAATCACAATCGTCAATACACCCTTTCACTAACTAACGAAAATAGTGGTTTGTATTTAGTTGAAATCCGAATGAATAACTATACCATTACTAAAAAGGTTATTCTTCAAAAGTAA
- a CDS encoding FtsX-like permease family protein has translation MNLPFKFAKRYIFSKKSTNAINIISSIAVLGIAIGSMALIIIMSVFNGFEGLLGNLIGSFKPDVKITVNEGKVFVADSSMIQNIRLLEGVHSISKTLEEIALFEYDGVQNIAHIKGVDENYIQVTAIDTCLEGNQKYLVYDTIKDINYTVIGANLAYPLNISVGQAFNRPITIYMPKREGRISTNPTKKPFKKRKAYPSAIYEVQQSEYDNYAITNLAFVQEITSYKNGEISALEIKLDPAFNETQTLQAIRDIAGDDYIVQNRYQQDEALYNITQLEKIVAYFIFAFTLVLVAFNMVGALWMLVLDKQKDISILKSMGATSKLIRQIFLMEGFLLSLIGLLLGCFLAIVLCVLQQQYGLVKLSGSGEFIINAYPVEMRLGDFVVVILTVLGIGTSAAWLPAQKASTVENIQRKE, from the coding sequence ATGAATCTACCATTCAAATTTGCCAAACGCTATATCTTTTCCAAAAAATCAACCAATGCCATTAATATTATTTCTAGTATTGCTGTATTGGGAATTGCAATTGGAAGTATGGCACTCATTATCATTATGTCTGTATTTAATGGTTTTGAGGGATTGTTGGGCAACTTGATTGGTAGTTTCAAACCTGATGTAAAAATTACTGTCAATGAAGGAAAAGTATTTGTTGCAGACAGTAGCATGATTCAAAATATTCGTTTGCTAGAAGGCGTACACAGTATTTCCAAAACCTTGGAAGAAATTGCCCTATTTGAGTATGATGGCGTTCAGAATATTGCACACATCAAAGGAGTCGATGAAAACTACATACAAGTAACAGCCATTGACACCTGCTTAGAGGGAAATCAAAAGTATCTAGTTTATGATACGATCAAGGATATAAACTATACGGTTATTGGTGCTAATTTGGCATATCCACTCAATATTAGTGTTGGTCAAGCGTTTAATCGTCCAATAACGATTTATATGCCCAAAAGAGAAGGGCGAATATCAACTAACCCAACCAAAAAACCTTTTAAAAAACGAAAAGCTTACCCTTCGGCAATTTATGAAGTTCAACAATCTGAATACGATAATTACGCCATTACGAACCTAGCCTTTGTTCAAGAAATTACATCTTATAAAAACGGGGAAATTTCTGCTCTGGAAATAAAATTGGATCCTGCCTTTAATGAGACTCAAACCTTGCAAGCCATTCGGGATATTGCAGGTGACGACTATATTGTTCAAAATCGCTATCAACAAGACGAAGCACTCTATAATATTACCCAACTAGAAAAAATCGTTGCCTATTTTATCTTTGCATTTACGCTTGTATTGGTTGCCTTTAATATGGTTGGTGCTTTGTGGATGCTCGTTTTGGACAAACAGAAGGATATTTCTATCCTAAAATCGATGGGTGCAACGAGTAAACTCATTCGCCAAATCTTTCTTATGGAAGGTTTTTTACTGTCTTTAATTGGGCTGTTATTGGGTTGTTTTTTAGCCATCGTCCTCTGTGTCTTGCAACAACAATATGGCTTAGTAAAATTAAGTGGTTCGGGTGAATTTATTATTAATGCCTATCCTGTTGAGATGCGTTTGGGAGATTTTGTAGTCGTAATTTTAACTGTTTTAGGAATTGGAACCAGTGCTGCGTGGCTTCCTGCCCAAAAAGCTAGCACTGTTGAAAATATTCAACGCAAAGAATAA
- a CDS encoding caspase family protein encodes MKLFLLICLYGLLGINTTTTAQEKPEIVVTSGHIANVYAISFSPNNRFVVTAGMDKTVRIWDRSLCQEFRVLYGHVGDVWKVEYTSDNRYILSIDDKGTMITWEHATGKIVQRTKLEMYTRSFTYISNTTHVLVMKGGEIVELDILTGAEITKHGAIPDTEIRLTKDGEHLITRDAAKINALSIYNYKTKTIDGTLTANHDQALMNVAVSPNGKFVAGFSIANKMITIWNLETQKVVSDFEYTSQNMIEMVFTPTNRNLLVMDRTGAIADYSIQKGKLKRVMNESTSQDMTTLKNGVYRIGVAFDLAISPDNTMVGVAGMVTESEGYGLQPTVFMGGTLFDFKHNKELGRLKGYFKMSTHLSVGSNSKYLVNSVYNKFPGIRVWNMKEGDLEQYIKTSGVASASADGSVFGTWVVGDKEKPVLTVFDAKTIQPIFESTAVEALTEISFNHDGSRLLTQEVTIDLKNYQNNQFFFRIWDVKTQKQVGDAVYFKSTEMPIFKSVKLSPKGDYIIAQTNGSKIVAWEVATGKQVHTIPSQIAYEFLLDFVPNTNKVLISKTTPEYDANLKRLKAEMTWFEWDYTTGEISNTFKTGKEGILFSADFNEDGTALVTGQGGYFSEVNFDVVVWDWATKKSVCTMSGHHGAIKFVWFGAKGKRVYSTAEDGFIKVWDLKSCQEAASLIAMEEFDYIILSPDNYYKSSKGNNTGIGFRFKENLYSFDQFDVRFNRPDKVLTSLGVSKYSVKLYTKAWEKRLSKLGFTPDNLEGELALPNIELSNKVTLPVTTENKQLKLNIKAWDETHKLDRISIYVNDVPAPELKGISLKERYTNKIEEELEISLSAGKNLVKVSVFNEEGLESLRETFQVTYHPNSTKKPDLYIFTIGVSEFENEERNLKFATKDAKDLIAKFKTSNYFGNIHTQELFNESATKDNVLKASKFLDKANIDDQVIIYISSHGLLDDQLDYYLAMHDVDFNNPQAKGLPYDAINTMLDGMECRNRLIMIDACHSGEVDKDEAVVRSSIAANDKVHINQKSGTTMVRPKAGLKNSFTYMKTLFGDVSKGTGATVISAAGGYEFALESEDWNNGVFTYAVLEGLTSGEADRNHDGLVHVSELKDYVTLQVVKLTDGKQHPTTRTENALNDFILFKVEHQLPNGKIIGK; translated from the coding sequence ATGAAACTATTTTTATTAATATGCTTATACGGCTTGTTAGGCATAAACACAACAACGACAGCACAAGAGAAACCCGAAATAGTCGTAACAAGTGGGCATATTGCGAATGTATATGCAATTAGTTTTAGTCCCAATAATAGATTTGTTGTAACAGCGGGAATGGATAAAACTGTTCGAATTTGGGATCGAAGTTTGTGCCAAGAATTTAGAGTGTTGTACGGACATGTTGGAGATGTTTGGAAAGTAGAGTACACTTCAGACAATCGTTATATTTTGAGTATAGACGACAAAGGAACGATGATTACTTGGGAGCATGCAACAGGAAAGATTGTACAACGAACAAAATTAGAAATGTATACCCGTTCGTTTACCTATATCTCTAATACGACACATGTACTTGTAATGAAAGGAGGTGAAATTGTCGAACTGGATATTTTGACAGGAGCCGAAATTACCAAACATGGAGCCATTCCAGATACCGAAATTAGACTGACAAAGGATGGAGAACATCTGATTACTAGAGATGCTGCCAAAATTAACGCCTTGTCTATATATAATTATAAAACAAAGACAATTGATGGTACGTTGACTGCTAATCACGACCAAGCTTTGATGAATGTTGCTGTTAGTCCCAATGGGAAGTTTGTGGCTGGTTTTAGTATTGCTAATAAGATGATTACTATTTGGAATTTGGAAACACAAAAAGTCGTTTCGGATTTTGAATATACTAGTCAGAATATGATAGAAATGGTGTTTACACCAACGAATCGAAATCTATTGGTAATGGATAGAACGGGAGCAATTGCAGATTATAGCATTCAAAAAGGCAAGTTAAAGCGAGTCATGAACGAGTCAACTAGTCAAGATATGACAACGCTCAAAAATGGGGTTTACCGTATTGGGGTCGCATTCGACTTGGCAATTAGTCCAGATAACACTATGGTAGGTGTAGCAGGAATGGTAACAGAAAGTGAGGGCTATGGTTTGCAACCGACTGTTTTTATGGGAGGAACATTGTTTGATTTTAAGCACAATAAGGAATTGGGGCGTTTGAAAGGGTATTTTAAAATGTCTACTCATCTATCGGTAGGGTCAAATTCGAAGTACTTGGTAAATTCGGTGTACAATAAATTTCCAGGAATTCGTGTGTGGAATATGAAAGAAGGTGATTTGGAACAGTACATCAAAACTTCGGGGGTTGCTAGTGCTAGTGCGGATGGTTCTGTTTTTGGAACGTGGGTAGTCGGAGACAAGGAAAAGCCTGTTTTGACTGTTTTTGATGCCAAAACAATCCAACCAATTTTTGAAAGTACAGCAGTTGAAGCCTTGACAGAGATTTCTTTTAACCATGATGGCAGTCGATTGTTGACACAAGAAGTAACGATAGACTTAAAAAATTATCAAAACAATCAATTCTTTTTTAGAATATGGGATGTTAAAACGCAAAAGCAAGTAGGAGATGCTGTGTATTTCAAATCTACAGAAATGCCTATATTTAAGAGTGTCAAATTAAGCCCTAAAGGAGATTATATCATTGCTCAAACCAATGGTTCTAAAATAGTAGCATGGGAAGTTGCTACAGGCAAACAAGTTCATACTATCCCATCACAAATAGCGTATGAATTTTTATTGGATTTTGTACCAAATACAAACAAAGTCTTAATTAGCAAAACGACACCAGAATACGATGCTAATCTCAAGCGTTTGAAAGCAGAAATGACGTGGTTTGAATGGGATTACACAACAGGAGAAATCTCTAATACTTTTAAGACAGGCAAAGAAGGTATTTTATTTTCGGCAGATTTTAATGAGGATGGAACGGCTTTAGTTACAGGACAAGGAGGCTATTTTAGTGAAGTGAATTTTGATGTTGTGGTTTGGGATTGGGCAACCAAAAAGAGTGTTTGTACCATGTCTGGCCATCATGGTGCTATTAAATTCGTTTGGTTTGGAGCGAAGGGAAAACGAGTGTATTCTACAGCCGAAGATGGTTTTATAAAAGTTTGGGATTTAAAATCTTGCCAAGAGGCAGCTTCATTGATTGCTATGGAGGAATTTGATTATATTATTTTGTCTCCTGATAATTATTACAAATCATCTAAAGGCAATAATACAGGAATTGGATTTCGATTTAAGGAGAATTTATACTCGTTTGATCAATTTGATGTTCGATTTAATCGACCTGATAAGGTGTTAACAAGCTTAGGTGTTTCAAAATATTCGGTTAAACTGTATACCAAAGCTTGGGAAAAACGCCTCAGCAAGTTAGGGTTTACGCCTGATAATTTAGAAGGTGAGTTAGCATTGCCCAATATAGAGTTGAGTAATAAAGTTACATTGCCCGTTACGACAGAAAACAAACAGTTGAAGTTAAATATCAAAGCTTGGGACGAAACGCATAAATTAGATCGTATTTCTATTTATGTCAATGATGTTCCCGCTCCTGAGTTGAAAGGAATTTCGTTAAAAGAACGGTATACCAATAAGATAGAAGAAGAGTTAGAAATTAGTTTAAGTGCAGGAAAAAATTTGGTTAAAGTATCTGTTTTTAATGAAGAAGGGCTAGAAAGCCTGCGAGAGACTTTTCAGGTTACTTACCATCCCAACTCGACTAAAAAGCCCGATTTATATATTTTTACAATAGGGGTTTCTGAGTTTGAAAATGAGGAACGGAACCTAAAGTTTGCCACCAAGGATGCCAAAGATTTGATCGCTAAATTTAAGACCTCTAACTATTTTGGAAATATTCATACTCAAGAATTATTTAACGAGTCGGCAACCAAGGATAATGTTCTGAAAGCTAGTAAGTTTTTGGACAAAGCCAATATTGACGATCAAGTAATTATTTACATTTCTTCTCACGGATTATTAGATGACCAGCTAGATTATTACTTGGCAATGCATGATGTTGATTTTAATAATCCACAAGCCAAAGGTTTGCCATACGATGCTATTAATACGATGTTAGATGGAATGGAATGTCGAAATCGTTTGATTATGATTGATGCTTGTCATTCGGGTGAAGTAGATAAGGACGAAGCTGTTGTACGCTCGTCGATTGCAGCTAATGATAAGGTTCATATCAATCAAAAGTCAGGAACGACAATGGTTCGCCCAAAAGCTGGCTTAAAAAATTCTTTTACATATATGAAAACCTTGTTTGGCGATGTGTCAAAAGGAACGGGAGCAACGGTTATTTCTGCGGCAGGAGGCTATGAATTTGCGCTAGAGTCAGAAGATTGGAACAATGGGGTTTTTACATATGCTGTTCTAGAAGGACTGACTTCTGGCGAAGCAGATCGAAACCACGATGGATTGGTTCATGTATCTGAACTAAAAGATTACGTTACATTGCAAGTTGTTAAGTTAACAGATGGCAAACAGCACCCCACAACTCGCACAGAAAATGCCTTGAATGATTTTATTTTATTTAAAGTAGAACACCAGTTGCCCAATGGAAAAATTATTGGGAAATAA
- the rbfA gene encoding 30S ribosome-binding factor RbfA — protein MEQTKKQRQVGSLIQHEFSTVLQTEGAFIYGVEPLVTVTNVKMSSDLGIAYIYVSVYNVPYKQEVVKELWENLAYLRGQVGKRIRKQVRRIPMLKFFIDDTLDEVEHLDNLFSRIHSEKNTQNRSMKEAMEARKKLDELSQDEEE, from the coding sequence TTGGAACAAACAAAAAAACAACGCCAAGTTGGTAGTTTAATACAACACGAATTCAGTACTGTCTTGCAGACAGAAGGAGCCTTTATTTATGGTGTTGAACCACTTGTTACTGTCACGAATGTTAAAATGAGTTCGGATTTGGGAATTGCTTATATTTATGTTAGTGTGTATAACGTTCCCTACAAACAAGAAGTGGTCAAAGAATTGTGGGAAAATTTAGCTTATTTACGTGGTCAAGTGGGCAAACGCATTCGCAAGCAAGTACGTCGTATCCCGATGCTAAAATTCTTCATTGATGATACTTTGGATGAGGTAGAACATTTGGATAACCTCTTCTCTAGAATTCATTCTGAAAAGAACACACAAAACCGTTCAATGAAAGAAGCAATGGAAGCTAGAAAAAAATTAGACGAATTAAGCCAAGACGAAGAAGAATAA
- a CDS encoding endonuclease/exonuclease/phosphatase family protein, which yields MKKTILLLVLLIPFQWLIGQDLKLATFNCEFLLKRKVHMKYGLPYDMKYASRDAKQEWKDDRYRQKKFEEATKKVAAHLKTINADVLGLTEVGNTSEVQLLVETLKKEGLEYKYWKVCKSHDSATGQHVAFLSKYELTDIVPAFPNRGLYFVESDQDEVEETGISKGMKATISYKGTPIHLFLFHLKSERGGEDSDQRRLMQAEIARRVMIPYLQKEEHVVVMGDLNSERRHPALLTIRGFKDIQTELIQTGDSYYFEDYTTRWTYSYKGQQEQIDHILLSLSLKNACKHNNPKQKQWGIKTSILPTNNEEISDHNALIVELNFK from the coding sequence ATGAAAAAAACAATCCTGCTGCTAGTCTTATTAATCCCGTTTCAATGGCTTATAGGGCAAGACTTAAAGCTGGCAACTTTTAATTGTGAATTTTTACTCAAACGAAAAGTTCATATGAAATATGGTCTACCTTATGACATGAAATATGCCTCAAGAGATGCCAAGCAAGAATGGAAAGACGATCGTTATAGACAAAAAAAATTTGAAGAAGCAACTAAAAAGGTTGCGGCACACCTCAAAACTATTAATGCGGATGTTTTAGGCTTAACAGAGGTTGGTAATACTTCTGAAGTTCAGCTTCTCGTAGAAACATTAAAAAAAGAAGGATTGGAGTATAAATACTGGAAAGTCTGCAAATCGCATGATTCTGCTACAGGGCAACATGTCGCTTTCTTGTCTAAATATGAGTTAACTGATATTGTCCCAGCTTTTCCCAATCGAGGTTTATATTTTGTCGAATCTGACCAAGACGAGGTAGAAGAAACAGGAATTAGTAAAGGGATGAAAGCAACAATTAGCTACAAAGGTACTCCCATTCATTTATTTTTATTTCATCTTAAATCAGAGCGAGGCGGAGAAGATAGCGACCAACGCCGCTTGATGCAAGCCGAAATTGCTCGACGAGTGATGATTCCTTATCTACAAAAAGAGGAACACGTGGTTGTTATGGGAGATTTAAATAGTGAAAGACGACACCCTGCTTTATTGACCATTCGAGGATTTAAAGACATTCAAACGGAATTGATACAAACAGGCGATAGTTATTATTTTGAAGATTATACCACAAGATGGACGTATAGTTACAAAGGGCAACAAGAACAAATTGACCATATTTTACTCTCTTTGAGTCTTAAAAATGCTTGTAAACACAACAATCCCAAACAAAAACAATGGGGAATTAAAACCTCTATCCTCCCCACCAATAACGAAGAAATATCTGACCACAATGCCTTGATTGTGGAACTTAATTTCAAGTAA